From the genome of Ostrinia nubilalis chromosome 1, ilOstNubi1.1, whole genome shotgun sequence:
atcaataaatatttatagcattTGCCAACAGTGTTATTCAAAAATACTGGTTAATCACATACTTGTTTGCATTTGTTCCAAATAGAGAAGCAAAGTCTTCTCTGTTTATGCCGATGTTATCTCTTCTATTCCTGAATATCAAATAACAATCACTTTACATACAATAATGATAAAATTACCAGTCAGCCATTTTCCTTGGTGATAATTAATAACCCAATTAAAAGTTTGACCTTTTTTGAAAGTTTGAAATAATTgtttaagtataaaataaataaatatattggaTATTTAAGAAGAGTTCAAGACAAACATACCTTGATTGGTATCTATTTACATTAGTGTTGTTATTGATAGTAGCCAAAGTCATATTATTCCAGTCCAAGTCATCCTGAAGTTCCGTCTTGATATCAGCTAGGTTCAAATTCATATTCTCGTTGTTTTTAGCTTCTTTTTTGGACTTCTTAGAACTCTTGGATGTTGCTGCtggtttttctattttaatattaagaCCAGTACCCAACATTTTGTCCTTGGAAGGTTTGCAAATATCTCCAGACAGTAATGTATCCTGCAAATTCTGCACAGCGATATCCTCTGCTGTAGCCAAGCCAGCGTCGCTCACAGAGTCGTCACTGGCGAATATCTCAGCAGGAAGTTTCAAATCTGCTGATGGGTTCATAGAATTAAAGTTTGCAGAATTCATCATGCTTCTTGCATTTTTGTGTCCATTAACTCTTGCTTTAGGTTTGGACGTTCCAGGTGAAGCCATCACATTGTTAACTACTTGTCCAGGTGATGTAGGATCAGCTACTGGCGAGTTGACGACAGGTAAGGTTTCCGTCGTGTTTAAGGTATTCCCATTTGTCCTGTTTGCTGGATAGAAACGGATTGATGCAGCTCCATCtgcaaaaagtattttctttaaCATTAAACATAGCACTGAAAACTTATAACCAATATCACTCACAACATGAGATAAgccatattatttttttaaatttctttcaCAATATTAATACTTAGACATTTTTTACTGGGCATTTAATGTGTTACTTACAAACTGTCGCCACAATCTCGGCAGTGCAGTAGCATGGCTGCATAGATGGCTACATAGTATTGAGTATACTTTaacaatttttataataatacctgTCTCAACATCATCTCCATCTTCCATGGTAACTTGGTACTGCAATGCCGAGGGGTCAGTAGGGCTAGGGTAAGTCGTAATACCGGGAACATCAATCGCGACATAATTAGCAGCATCCAAGGGATCTTGAGACGCATCATTGTGGCAAATATCATCATGGACAAGTTCATGAATCGTGGGGCCATCTTCCTGCAaaccaataaaaataacaaatgaaactgttgaaacattgtaaaacaaatttaaaaaaatatcattaaaaGATTGGTTACATTAAATCCTGTGATAATTATTAAAACCCAAAGCTAGGTTTtgtatgtttaaaattttaatacatatttcaactaattgttcgttcgtttcggccaaatgacatccattgccggacaaaggcctcccccaataaaataaattaataaaagtacCAAATTATTTTCTTCATTCAATTCTTCAAGAAGGCCATCTTTGTccaatttgatatttttcgcctTGTTGGGATAGCCATCAAGTGTGTTGTGTGCTGCGCTATTAATCATCAACTGGTAAGGTCTCTTTACTCCAACATTGTTGCCACCAGGAGGAGGTGGTCTTGCAGGCTGCACCAATGACATCAGGAATTGGATTAActggaatgaaataaaaaattaaccattatttttagtttttacctcGTGTCATTTCAAAACCCAGATGTTtcaaaaaatctgaaaatgaaTTTTCAACGGATCAAAAAATCATAGCCTTGGCCTGTCAACTGCATTAGTATTTTAAACAATCACATCACTCAAGGAAGCTGAGCAATATTGCAAACTAAATTAAGATATTTATAATTAGTATACTGATTTAAATCAGTCAATTGCTATACAATACTgattatttatgatttattcaTTGCCATTTTGTTTTATCATGACATAAATCGTCTTTTGGCATCCAAAATCGCAAACATAGCGTTTTTTATGTTATTCAATTCCGTTTTAATTGGATTTCACTACCTATACTTTACTCTTTGGCTGATATTGGCTTAATTATTGTCACCAGTTTTAAATTTCATTAgccatattttgaaccttattactgttttaaaggtccaatgaaaaatatgaatgtttattttttttaaatctactcTGGTCCTGATATTATCGCGAGTCATCCAAAACCGCGAACATAATTTCCCGCCAGAACCGCAAACACGTCAGTTCCTCAGTGCCAAATAATCACCATAAAAGCGCCACTGCAGTATCACAATCATACAAAGATTTTTGTCCCctgtaaaattttaccaattataAATCTGCGGAAGTTAATGCCGAACAACGATACACTTCTAGGAGCAGACATGTTAATGGCTCCAATAGGGATTTTATAAGTTATGAATTGTGACAAGTGTTTGATATGAGAGTTCATCTTTGTCAGTAACAAAAATCTCATTATCACTTGTGTCACTAAACCATTCACAGCCAGgcttaataattaaatattttatcaactTACATTGTTAACAATTTGCTGTTGCTTGATATGTTTTTGACGAAGAATTGCTACCTCCCTCCACAGGGCTTCATTCTCTTGCTTCATGGCACTAAATTTTGCATCAAGTGTTTCTTGTTTACCTTTCATCTGTTTTACATCGGTAAGAACTTTGTTCATGAGCTCAGGTTTAAGAAGTATCTTCTCACCACTTTCACCACTGGTCACAATAGATTTGGGATTTGCTATCTTTCTTTTAATATGCTCCAAAAGATAAGCATGACCCCTCATGAAGCAGTGATGGGAAAACTCAATTTCATCTTTTTCATAGCGTAAACCTCCATTCTCTAcagatgttattttatgaaatcCATACATATTTAATTGCCTTATAAAACTTGCCATATTATTGTGTTTGTAATAAAGGGGTAACAGTTCCCGAGCGAAATCTGCTtggttttttattacaaatgtttttcctccctgaaatattaaaaaaaatgtttaaatgaaTCCTACAATCCTGCCCAACGGAggagttttgttgcaaaataacttttattaaaagTGCGTAAGATGGCACAGTGTTTAGCCTAATTTGTCGTCTGTACAAGTGTCATTTTAATAAACATACGATTTTACCCTTAACGCAACTTCAGAACATTAATTGAAGTCTGATGAAAACTAAACCTAAATTTTAGATTTATCCGAACATAAGGTCAATATGTTAACCAAATTCCTAAGCAGAGCTGAGAGCATGGATTAAAACGTGACtagatatttatgtatttatgtcgGCAATCAGTGACGGGCCGTCAGCTTATATCAAAATTTTAGGTTGTTTTCGTAATACTTTCTACATGTAAT
Proteins encoded in this window:
- the LOC135072064 gene encoding heat shock factor protein 1 isoform X5; the protein is MRSVVEIGASVPAFLGKLWKLVNDTETNHLISWSPGGKTFVIKNQADFARELLPLYYKHNNMASFIRQLNMYGFHKITSVENGGLRYEKDEIEFSHHCFMRGHAYLLEHIKRKIANPKSIVTSGESGEKILLKPELMNKVLTDVKQMKGKQETLDAKFSAMKQENEALWREVAILRQKHIKQQQIVNNLIQFLMSLVQPARPPPPGGNNVGVKRPYQLMINSAAHNTLDGYPNKAKNIKLDKDGLLEELNEENNLEDGPTIHELVHDDICHNDASQDPLDAANYVAIDVPDGAASIRFYPANRTNGNTLNTTETLPVVNSPVADPTSPGQVVNNVMASPGTSKPKARVNGHKNARSMMNSANFNSMNPSADLKLPAEIFASDDSVSDAGLATAEDIAVQNLQDTLLSGDICKPSKDKMLGTGLNIKIEKPAATSKSSKKSKKEAKNNENMNLNLADIKTELQDDLDWNNMTLATINNNTNVNRYQSRNRRDNIGINREDFASLFGTNANKNDIDDHLDSMQTDLESLRELLRSDSYAFDTNTLMGVESSSNCQNMLAGPSDINSVNKLFGSDDPFYGLSYNTMDDRTKAANGAKKQKGEITDLNGEDEHVEVQCTDDDVEGNQLISYTGNIPDFEYINMPDLEGDNTEDACMSPSPASTTLNTPQVEVPSPMSRRS
- the LOC135072064 gene encoding heat shock factor protein isoform X6: MRSVVEIGASVPAFLGKLWKLVNDTETNHLISWSPGGKTFVIKNQADFARELLPLYYKHNNMASFIRQLNMYGFHKITSVENGGLRYEKDEIEFSHHCFMRGHAYLLEHIKRKIANPKSIVTSGESGEKILLKPELMNKVLTDVKQMKGKQETLDAKFSAMKQENEALWREVAILRQKHIKQQQIVNNLIQFLMSLVQPARPPPPGGNNVGVKRPYQLMINSAAHNTLDGYPNKAKNIKLDKDGLLEELNEENNLEDGPTIHELVHDDICHNDASQDPLDAANYVAIDVPGITTYPSPTDPSALQYQVTMEDGDDVETDGAASIRFYPANRTNGNTLNTTETLPVVNSPVADPTSPGQVVNNVMASPGTSKPKARVNGHKNARSMMNSANFNSMNPSADLKLPAEIFASDDSVSDAGLATAEDIAVQNLQDTLLSGDICKPSKDKMLGTGLNIKIEKPAATSKSSKKSKKEAKNNENMNLNLADIKTELQDDLDWNNMTLATINNNTNVNRYQSRNRRDNIGINREDFASLFGTNANKNDIDDHLDSMQTDLESLRELLRSDSYAFDTNTLMGLFGSDDPFYGLSYNTMDDRTKAANGVEGNQLISYTGNIPDFEYINMPDLEGDNTEDACMSPSPASTTLNTPQVEVPSPMSRRS
- the LOC135072064 gene encoding heat shock factor protein isoform X7 — encoded protein: MRSVVEIGASVPAFLGKLWKLVNDTETNHLISWSPGGKTFVIKNQADFARELLPLYYKHNNMASFIRQLNMYGFHKITSVENGGLRYEKDEIEFSHHCFMRGHAYLLEHIKRKIANPKSIVTSGESGEKILLKPELMNKVLTDVKQMKGKQETLDAKFSAMKQENEALWREVAILRQKHIKQQQIVNNLIQFLMSLVQPARPPPPGGNNVGVKRPYQLMINSAAHNTLDGYPNKAKNIKLDKDGLLEELNEENNLEDGPTIHELVHDDICHNDASQDPLDAANYVAIDVPGITTYPSPTDPSALQYQVTMEDGDDVETDGAASIRFYPANRTNGNTLNTTETLPVVNSPVADPTSPGQVVNNVMASPGTSKPKARVNGHKNARSMMNSANFNSMNPSADLKLPAEIFASDDSVSDAGLATAEDIAVQNLQDTLLSGDICKPSKDKMLGTGLNIKIEKPAATSKSSKKSKKEAKNNENMNLNLADIKTELQDDLDWNNMTLATINNNTNVNRYQSRNRRDNIGINREDFASLFGTNANKNDIDDHLDSMQTDLESLRELLRSDSYAFDTNTLMGVESSSNCQNMLAGPSDINSVNKLFGSDDPFYGLSYNTMDDRTKAANGDTTKQYPMIDFDWLIGNCEASTGK
- the LOC135072064 gene encoding heat shock factor protein isoform X1; the protein is MRSVVEIGASVPAFLGKLWKLVNDTETNHLISWSPGGKTFVIKNQADFARELLPLYYKHNNMASFIRQLNMYGFHKITSVENGGLRYEKDEIEFSHHCFMRGHAYLLEHIKRKIANPKSIVTSGESGEKILLKPELMNKVLTDVKQMKGKQETLDAKFSAMKQENEALWREVAILRQKHIKQQQIVNNLIQFLMSLVQPARPPPPGGNNVGVKRPYQLMINSAAHNTLDGYPNKAKNIKLDKDGLLEELNEENNLEDGPTIHELVHDDICHNDASQDPLDAANYVAIDVPGITTYPSPTDPSALQYQVTMEDGDDVETDGAASIRFYPANRTNGNTLNTTETLPVVNSPVADPTSPGQVVNNVMASPGTSKPKARVNGHKNARSMMNSANFNSMNPSADLKLPAEIFASDDSVSDAGLATAEDIAVQNLQDTLLSGDICKPSKDKMLGTGLNIKIEKPAATSKSSKKSKKEAKNNENMNLNLADIKTELQDDLDWNNMTLATINNNTNVNRYQSRNRRDNIGINREDFASLFGTNANKNDIDDHLDSMQTDLESLRELLRSDSYAFDTNTLMGVESSSNCQNMLAGPSDINSVNKLFGSDDPFYGLSYNTMDDRTKAANGAKKQKGEITDLNGEDEHVEVQCTDDDVEGNQLISYTGNIPDFEYINMPDLEGDNTEDACMSPSPASTTLNTPQVEVPSPMSRRS
- the LOC135072064 gene encoding heat shock factor protein isoform X2, with translation MRSVVEIGASVPAFLGKLWKLVNDTETNHLISWSPGGKTFVIKNQADFARELLPLYYKHNNMASFIRQLNMYGFHKITSVENGGLRYEKDEIEFSHHCFMRGHAYLLEHIKRKIANPKSIVTSGESGEKILLKPELMNKVLTDVKQMKGKQETLDAKFSAMKQENEALWREVAILRQKHIKQQQIVNNLIQFLMSLVQPARPPPPGGNNVGVKRPYQLMINSAAHNTLDGYPNKAKNIKLDKDGLLEELNEENNLEDGPTIHELVHDDICHNDASQDPLDAANYVAIDVPGITTYPSPTDPSALQYQVTMEDGDDVETDGAASIRFYPANRTNGNTLNTTETLPVVNSPVADPTSPGQVVNNVMASPGTSKPKARVNGHKNARSMMNSANFNSMNPSADLKLPAEIFASDDSVSDAGLATAEDIAVQNLQDTLLSGDICKPSKDKMLGTGLNIKIEKPAATSKSSKKSKKEAKNNENMNLNLADIKTELQDDLDWNNMTLATINNNTNVNRYQSRNRRDNIGINREDFASLFGTNANKNDIDDHLDSMQTDLESLRELLRSDSYAFDTNTLMGLFGSDDPFYGLSYNTMDDRTKAANGAKKQKGEITDLNGEDEHVEVQCTDDDVEGNQLISYTGNIPDFEYINMPDLEGDNTEDACMSPSPASTTLNTPQVEVPSPMSRRS
- the LOC135072064 gene encoding heat shock factor protein isoform X4, with protein sequence MRSVVEIGASVPAFLGKLWKLVNDTETNHLISWSPGGKTFVIKNQADFARELLPLYYKHNNMASFIRQLNMYGFHKITSVENGGLRYEKDEIEFSHHCFMRGHAYLLEHIKRKIANPKSIVTSGESGEKILLKPELMNKVLTDVKQMKGKQETLDAKFSAMKQENEALWREVAILRQKHIKQQQIVNNLIQFLMSLVQPARPPPPGGNNVGVKRPYQLMINSAAHNTLDGYPNKAKNIKLDKDGLLEELNEENNLEDGPTIHELVHDDICHNDASQDPLDAANYVAIDVPGITTYPSPTDPSALQYQVTMEDGDDVETDGAASIRFYPANRTNGNTLNTTETLPVVNSPVADPTSPGQVVNNVMASPGTSKPKARVNGHKNARSMMNSANFNSMNPSADLKLPAEIFASDDSVSDAGLATAEDIAVQNLQDTLLSGDICKPSKDKMLGTGLNIKIEKPAATSKSSKKSKKEAKNNENMNLNLADIKTELQDDLDWNNMTLATINNNTNVNRYQSRNRRDNIGINREDFASLFGTNANKNDIDDHLDSMQTDLESLRELLRSDSYAFDTNTLMGVESSSNCQNMLAGPSDINSVNKLFGSDDPFYGLSYNTMDDRTKAANGVEGNQLISYTGNIPDFEYINMPDLEGDNTEDACMSPSPASTTLNTPQVEVPSPMSRRS
- the LOC135072064 gene encoding heat shock factor protein isoform X9, whose translation is MRSVVEIGASVPAFLGKLWKLVNDTETNHLISWSPGGKTFVIKNQADFARELLPLYYKHNNMASFIRQLNMYGFHKITSVENGGLRYEKDEIEFSHHCFMRGHAYLLEHIKRKIANPKSIVTSGESGEKILLKPELMNKVLTDVKQMKGKQETLDAKFSAMKQENEALWREVAILRQKHIKQQQIVNNLIQFLMSLVQPARPPPPGGNNVGVKRPYQLMINSAAHNTLDGYPNKAKNIKLDKDGLLEELNEENNLEDGPTIHELVHDDICHNDASQDPLDAANYVAIDVPGITTYPSPTDPSALQYQVTMEDGDDVETDGAASIRFYPANRTNGNTLNTTETLPVVNSPVADPTSPGQVVNNVMASPGTSKPKARVNGHKNARSMMNSANFNSMNPSADLKLPAEIFASDDSVSDAGLATAEDIAVQNLQDTLLSGDICKPSKDKMLGTGLNIKIEKPAATSKSSKKSKKEAKNNENMNLNLADIKTELQDDLDWNNMTLATINNNTNVNRYQSRNRRDNIGINREDFASLFGTNANKNDIDDHLDSMQTDLESLRELLRSDSYAFDTNTLMGLFGSDDPFYGLSYNTMDDRTKAANGDTTKQYPMIDFDWLIGNCEASTGK
- the LOC135072064 gene encoding heat shock factor protein isoform X3 yields the protein MRSVVEIGASVPAFLGKLWKLVNDTETNHLISWSPGGKTFVIKNQADFARELLPLYYKHNNMASFIRQLNMYGFHKITSVENGGLRYEKDEIEFSHHCFMRGHAYLLEHIKRKIANPKSIVTSGESGEKILLKPELMNKVLTDVKQMKGKQETLDAKFSAMKQENEALWREVAILRQKHIKQQQIVNNLIQFLMSLVQPARPPPPGGNNVGVKRPYQLMINSAAHNTLDGYPNKAKNIKLDKDGLLEELNEENNLEDGPTIHELVHDDICHNDASQDPLDAANYVAIDVPGITTYPSPTDPSALQYQVTMEDGDDVETDGAASIRFYPANRTNGNTLNTTETLPVVNSPVADPTSPGQVVNNVMASPGTSKPKARVNGHKNARSMMNSANFNSMNPSADLKLPAEIFASDDSVSDAGLATAEDIAVQNLQDTLLSGDICKPSKDKMLGTGLNIKIEKPAATSKSSKKSKKEAKNNENMNLNLADIKTELQDDLDWNNMTLATINNNTNVNRYQSRNDIDDHLDSMQTDLESLRELLRSDSYAFDTNTLMGVESSSNCQNMLAGPSDINSVNKLFGSDDPFYGLSYNTMDDRTKAANGAKKQKGEITDLNGEDEHVEVQCTDDDVEGNQLISYTGNIPDFEYINMPDLEGDNTEDACMSPSPASTTLNTPQVEVPSPMSRRS
- the LOC135072064 gene encoding heat shock factor protein isoform X8, with translation MRSVVEIGASVPAFLGKLWKLVNDTETNHLISWSPGGKTFVIKNQADFARELLPLYYKHNNMASFIRQLNMYGFHKITSVENGGLRYEKDEIEFSHHCFMRGHAYLLEHIKRKIANPKSIVTSGESGEKILLKPELMNKVLTDVKQMKGKQETLDAKFSAMKQENEALWREVAILRQKHIKQQQIVNNLIQFLMSLVQPARPPPPGGNNVGVKRPYQLMINSAAHNTLDGYPNKAKNIKLDKDGLLEELNEENNLEDGPTIHELVHDDICHNDASQDPLDAANYVAIDVPGITTYPSPTDPSALQYQVTMEDGDDVETDGAASIRFYPANRTNGNTLNTTETLPVVNSPVADPTSPGQVVNNVMASPGTSKPKARVNGHKNARSMMNSANFNSMNPSADLKLPAEIFASDDSVSDAGLATAEDIAVQNLQDTLLSGDICKPSKDKMLGTGLNIKIEKPAATSKSSKKSKKEAKNNENMNLNLADIKTELQDDLDWNNMTLATINNNTNVNRYQSRNDIDDHLDSMQTDLESLRELLRSDSYAFDTNTLMGLFGSDDPFYGLSYNTMDDRTKAANGVEGNQLISYTGNIPDFEYINMPDLEGDNTEDACMSPSPASTTLNTPQVEVPSPMSRRS